A single window of Achromobacter xylosoxidans DNA harbors:
- a CDS encoding GlxA family transcriptional regulator: MPPPTPHRVAVLAFDGLVAGDLSIPCEIFQLAETLDGRRPYAVQVHARKPRVRTHAYDLHIRHRLDAARGADTLVIPGLADPADSVPDDILDVVRHAHARGARIASICTGAFVLAASGILDGLKATTHWKAAALLARRYPAIDVNPNVLFVDNGQILTSAGAAAGMDLCLHMIKRDHGAAVAANSARLAVVPLERAGGQAQFIVRPTPASHTDLTPLLHWIEHRLAENLTVAALAAQAAVSVRTLNRRFQELLGVSPLQWVIQARVNRARGMLETTDLPVERVAMEVGFGSAVSLREHFTGIVGTSPMGYRRAFRRAA; the protein is encoded by the coding sequence ATGCCCCCGCCCACCCCGCACCGCGTCGCCGTGCTCGCCTTCGACGGCCTCGTCGCGGGCGACCTGTCCATCCCCTGCGAGATCTTCCAGCTCGCCGAAACCCTCGACGGCCGCCGCCCCTACGCCGTGCAGGTCCACGCCCGCAAACCCCGCGTCCGCACCCACGCCTACGACCTGCACATCCGCCACCGCCTGGACGCCGCGCGCGGCGCCGACACCCTCGTCATCCCCGGCCTGGCCGACCCGGCCGACAGCGTCCCGGACGACATCCTTGATGTGGTCCGCCACGCCCACGCCCGGGGCGCCCGCATCGCCTCCATCTGCACCGGCGCCTTCGTCCTGGCCGCCAGCGGCATCCTCGACGGCCTCAAGGCCACCACCCACTGGAAAGCCGCCGCCCTGCTGGCGCGCCGCTACCCCGCCATCGACGTCAACCCCAACGTCCTGTTCGTCGACAACGGCCAAATCCTGACCTCCGCCGGCGCCGCCGCCGGCATGGACCTGTGCCTGCACATGATCAAGCGCGACCACGGCGCCGCCGTCGCCGCCAACAGCGCCCGCCTGGCCGTCGTGCCGCTGGAACGCGCCGGCGGCCAGGCGCAATTCATCGTCCGACCCACACCGGCCTCGCACACCGACCTGACGCCGCTGCTGCACTGGATCGAACACCGGCTGGCCGAGAACCTGACCGTCGCCGCGCTGGCCGCCCAGGCCGCGGTCAGCGTACGCACCTTGAACCGGCGGTTTCAGGAACTGCTGGGGGTGAGTCCGCTGCAATGGGTGATCCAGGCGAGGGTGAATCGTGCGCGCGGGATGCTGGAGACGACGGACCTGCCGGTGGAGCGGGTAGCGATGGAGGTGGGGTTTGGGTCGGCGGTGTCGCTGCGGGAGCATTTCACGGGGATCGTCGGGACGAGCCCGATGGGGTATCGACGGGCGTTCCGGCGGGCGGCATGA
- a CDS encoding DUF3817 domain-containing protein encodes MPPKDADASTPALFKWAAMLEGVTLLALLGVAVPLKHLAGMPQGVSWVGPVHGVAFMVYIALACNVASAQGWPRQRLVWTLVATLVPFGGFVIARSLRRAREA; translated from the coding sequence ATGCCCCCGAAAGACGCCGATGCTTCGACCCCTGCTCTCTTCAAGTGGGCGGCCATGCTGGAAGGCGTGACGCTGTTGGCGTTGCTGGGCGTGGCGGTGCCGTTGAAGCACCTGGCCGGGATGCCGCAAGGGGTCTCGTGGGTTGGGCCGGTGCATGGGGTGGCGTTCATGGTCTATATCGCGCTGGCGTGCAATGTGGCGTCGGCGCAGGGCTGGCCGCGCCAGCGGCTGGTGTGGACGTTGGTGGCGACGCTGGTGCCGTTTGGCGGCTTCGTGATCGCGCGTTCGCTGCGCCGCGCGCGGGAGGCGTGA
- a CDS encoding CopD family protein, producing MAYLLIKSLHLALVLFWVAGMVVQAFMLAAADKLPGPALPQELARLRLLRKWERLLTTPAMVGALASGVYLATSAGWFGSGWLSVKLALVLLLAAVHGMQAGRLRRLAEAAGDGTEAGRARLMPVVLAAPVLIILLVVMKPF from the coding sequence ATGGCGTATCTGCTGATCAAGTCGCTGCACCTGGCGCTGGTGCTGTTCTGGGTGGCGGGGATGGTGGTGCAGGCGTTCATGCTGGCCGCGGCCGACAAGCTGCCGGGGCCGGCCTTGCCGCAGGAGCTGGCGCGCCTGCGGCTGCTGCGCAAGTGGGAACGGCTGCTGACCACGCCGGCGATGGTGGGCGCGTTGGCCAGCGGGGTGTATCTGGCGACGAGCGCGGGCTGGTTTGGCAGCGGGTGGCTGTCGGTGAAGCTGGCGTTGGTGCTGTTGCTGGCGGCGGTGCACGGGATGCAGGCGGGACGGCTGCGGCGGCTGGCGGAGGCGGCGGGTGACGGCACCGAGGCGGGCCGTGCGCGGTTGATGCCGGTGGTGCTGGCCGCGCCGGTGCTGATCATTCTGCTGGTGGTGATGAAGCCGTTCTAA
- a CDS encoding VOC family protein: MPLSALLHTTDLAATRDFYGSVLGFTVTDSAEGTLTVEQHGGRLIFTTLDLWKRAPGFSGTLYFSLPDVEAFYRQVKDKTPIAWPLQRMAYGSHEFGLVDGNGYTLAFVQGV, encoded by the coding sequence ATGCCGCTTTCCGCCTTGCTGCACACCACCGATCTCGCCGCAACCCGCGACTTTTACGGGTCTGTGCTTGGCTTCACCGTCACCGACTCCGCCGAAGGCACGCTCACGGTGGAGCAACACGGGGGGCGGCTGATCTTCACCACGCTCGATCTGTGGAAGCGGGCGCCAGGATTCAGCGGCACCCTGTATTTCTCGCTTCCCGATGTCGAAGCGTTCTACCGGCAGGTCAAGGACAAGACACCCATCGCCTGGCCGTTGCAACGCATGGCCTATGGCTCCCATGAGTTCGGGCTGGTGGATGGCAACGGATATACGCTGGCGTTTGTGCAGGGCGTTTGA
- a CDS encoding YkvA family protein, whose translation MSTRDRLKTWARRIKRDGLTLWFAGKHPRTPWHAKALGVFVVAYALSPIDLIPDFIPVLGYLDDVLLLPGLIWLAIKLLPPEVLRECRNQADAWIQAKREKPRSRVGAVVIVALWVAVVLAVGYWLWR comes from the coding sequence ATGTCAACCCGCGACCGCCTAAAAACCTGGGCCCGGCGCATCAAGCGCGACGGCCTGACCCTCTGGTTCGCCGGCAAGCATCCCCGCACGCCCTGGCACGCCAAGGCGCTGGGCGTGTTCGTGGTGGCCTACGCCCTCAGTCCCATCGACCTGATTCCCGACTTCATCCCGGTGCTGGGTTATCTGGATGACGTGCTGTTGCTGCCGGGCCTGATCTGGCTGGCCATCAAGTTGTTGCCGCCAGAGGTGCTGCGGGAATGCCGCAACCAGGCGGACGCGTGGATCCAGGCCAAGCGCGAAAAGCCGCGCAGCCGGGTGGGTGCGGTGGTGATCGTGGCGTTGTGGGTGGCGGTGGTGCTGGCGGTCGGCTACTGGCTATGGCGCTGA
- a CDS encoding LysE family translocator: MLDPATLVLFGGACVALAMTPGPDMLLIASRSAAQGRAAGFASLAGIQAGTYCHALLAAFGLSQLFVAVPMAYDVVRFAGALYLLYLAVRTFRSRPVSHMPDAGRARSPVREVFLQGLLTNLLNPKMALFVLALFPQFVRPQDGSVALQILVLATILNVIGLFINGAVILAAHQLSRRWAGRQRVSRWPQYVLGSVFLALALRLATASRN; the protein is encoded by the coding sequence ATGCTCGACCCCGCCACCCTCGTGCTCTTTGGCGGCGCCTGCGTCGCCCTGGCCATGACGCCCGGCCCCGACATGCTGCTGATCGCCTCGCGCAGCGCCGCCCAGGGCAGGGCCGCCGGCTTCGCCTCGCTGGCCGGCATCCAGGCCGGCACCTACTGCCACGCGCTGCTCGCGGCCTTCGGCCTGTCGCAGCTGTTCGTGGCGGTGCCCATGGCCTACGACGTGGTCCGCTTCGCCGGCGCGCTCTACCTGCTGTACCTGGCCGTGCGCACCTTCCGCTCGCGACCGGTGTCGCACATGCCCGATGCGGGCCGGGCCCGCTCGCCCGTGCGCGAAGTCTTCCTGCAAGGCCTGCTGACCAACCTGCTCAACCCCAAGATGGCCTTGTTCGTGCTGGCCCTGTTCCCGCAGTTCGTGCGCCCGCAGGACGGCTCGGTGGCCCTGCAGATCCTGGTGCTGGCCACCATCCTCAACGTCATCGGCCTGTTCATCAACGGCGCCGTCATCCTGGCCGCGCACCAGCTCAGCCGGCGCTGGGCGGGACGGCAGCGCGTGTCGCGCTGGCCGCAATACGTGCTGGGCTCTGTGTTCCTGGCGCTGGCGCTGCGCCTGGCCACCGCCAGCCGCAACTGA
- a CDS encoding DUF4189 domain-containing protein encodes MRTLIIASLAIALNFSHAAVAQAEQGCPDGYAPSVGTPGQQCVPIPVEIAPAAGGASTASSRDAQRWGAVAYDALSGSIGISADRASKARAEKDALAQCATKGGARCVINTTYHDQCVAVAYGPSPKGSGVLVNSVTAAGEELARMRALETCEKDTGASCQAFYTGCSLPVPAQ; translated from the coding sequence ATGCGTACCCTGATCATTGCCTCCCTTGCCATCGCCCTGAACTTTTCCCACGCCGCCGTGGCGCAAGCCGAACAAGGCTGCCCCGACGGCTACGCGCCCAGCGTCGGCACGCCCGGCCAGCAATGCGTGCCGATCCCCGTGGAGATCGCGCCTGCCGCGGGCGGCGCGTCCACCGCCTCGTCGCGCGACGCCCAGCGTTGGGGCGCCGTGGCCTATGACGCGCTGTCGGGTTCGATCGGCATCTCGGCCGACCGCGCCAGCAAGGCCCGCGCGGAAAAAGACGCGCTGGCCCAATGCGCCACCAAGGGCGGCGCCCGCTGCGTCATCAACACCACCTACCACGACCAGTGCGTGGCGGTCGCCTACGGCCCGTCGCCCAAGGGCAGCGGCGTGCTGGTCAATTCCGTCACCGCCGCCGGCGAAGAACTGGCCCGCATGCGTGCGCTGGAAACCTGCGAAAAGGACACCGGCGCCAGTTGCCAGGCGTTCTACACCGGTTGCAGCCTGCCCGTGCCGGCCCAATAA
- a CDS encoding isochorismatase family cysteine hydrolase — MTSPPPAITPARTALLVMHYQTDIMDLFPSVAPTLLANTRQLCDAARRAGVSVYFAKIHFSPGYPEVSPLNKNGQGIRQLGRFVHDRVSPELGRRDDEPIILAHRASVFFGTDLQPRLSAQGIDTLIMVGVASTGVMLSSIAHASDADYRLLTVKDCCYDPDPVVHDHLFATAFESRTTVLSLDEALSLLGGLSNE, encoded by the coding sequence ATGACCTCCCCGCCCCCGGCCATCACCCCCGCGCGCACCGCCTTGCTGGTCATGCACTACCAGACCGACATCATGGACCTGTTCCCGTCGGTCGCCCCCACGCTGCTGGCCAACACGCGGCAACTGTGCGATGCCGCGCGCCGCGCCGGTGTGAGCGTCTACTTCGCCAAGATCCATTTCAGCCCTGGCTACCCGGAAGTCAGCCCGCTCAACAAGAACGGGCAGGGCATCCGCCAGCTGGGCCGCTTCGTGCATGACCGCGTCTCGCCCGAACTCGGCCGGCGCGATGACGAACCCATCATCCTCGCCCATCGCGCCAGCGTGTTCTTCGGCACCGACCTGCAACCGCGGCTGTCGGCCCAGGGCATCGACACCCTGATCATGGTCGGCGTTGCCTCCACCGGCGTCATGCTGTCTTCCATCGCCCACGCCAGCGACGCCGACTACCGCCTTTTGACCGTCAAGGACTGTTGCTACGACCCCGACCCGGTCGTGCACGACCACCTGTTCGCGACCGCCTTCGAGTCGCGCACCACAGTGCTGTCCCTGGACGAGGCCCTGTCCTTGCTGGGCGGTCTATCGAACGAATGA
- a CDS encoding FadR/GntR family transcriptional regulator — MQVIERPLTLVDQVIAALRKEIAEGRFAPASRLPAEQELARTLGCSRPVIREAVSQLKADGVLVTTKGVGAYVAANPAGSVFRLPRGDTSAKDLAQLFELRFWMETAAAEAAALRRKTADLARMRDALKRMERHAGDYPAASKADVDFHAAIAGSTQNAYLVAFSGFIEGQLLKAREMGWQNSARLAGGPRPAQQEHLRLFDAIQAKDPDAARQAAAAHLLASGRRMGLDVQKLERMAHPDRP, encoded by the coding sequence ATGCAAGTTATCGAGCGTCCGCTGACGCTGGTGGACCAGGTCATCGCGGCCCTGCGCAAGGAGATCGCCGAAGGCCGCTTCGCGCCCGCCTCGCGCCTGCCGGCCGAACAGGAACTGGCGCGCACGCTGGGCTGCAGCCGCCCGGTCATCCGCGAAGCCGTCTCGCAACTGAAGGCCGACGGCGTCCTTGTCACCACCAAGGGCGTGGGCGCCTACGTCGCCGCCAACCCCGCCGGCAGCGTGTTCCGCCTGCCGCGCGGCGACACCTCGGCCAAGGACCTGGCGCAGTTGTTCGAACTGCGCTTCTGGATGGAAACCGCCGCCGCCGAAGCCGCCGCCCTGCGCCGCAAGACCGCCGACCTGGCACGCATGCGCGATGCGCTCAAGCGCATGGAGCGGCACGCAGGCGACTATCCCGCCGCGTCCAAGGCCGACGTCGACTTCCACGCCGCCATCGCCGGCTCGACCCAGAACGCCTACCTGGTGGCCTTCAGCGGCTTCATCGAAGGCCAGCTTCTCAAAGCGCGCGAAATGGGCTGGCAGAATTCGGCCCGGCTGGCCGGCGGGCCGCGCCCCGCGCAGCAGGAACACCTGCGCCTGTTCGACGCCATCCAGGCCAAGGACCCCGACGCCGCCCGCCAGGCCGCCGCCGCGCACCTGCTGGCCTCGGGCCGGCGCATGGGGCTGGACGTGCAGAAGCTCGAACGCATGGCGCATCCCGACCGCCCCTGA
- a CDS encoding MFS transporter, producing the protein MPSSSESTLALPQIGDGLPGRQRLWAVSTLILGSAIATLDTSIANTALPTIAADLRTTPDASIWIINAYQIAMVATLLPFAALGDIVGHRRVYLYGLLVFTLASLACGVADSLALLTAARVLQGVGASGILGVGTALIRLTFPSSQIGRAQGINAFTVAVFYVVGPSVASAVLAVSTWHWLFLINIPLGAVAMAMAWRTLPRNPPRKAPPRFDGVAALLLGATFALAVLALGDAAHHAGWTRILPEAAAAALCCALLLRRQRAHPAPMLPVDLFRRPLFAMSVATSVLSYAAQGLALVALPFLFQMSLGRSDVQTGLLLTAWPVVVAVAAPLAGFLSERHSVALLGGGGLLVLCAGMVLVALLPAQASDADIIWRLAVCGAGFGFFQSPNLKALTTSAPAERSGAASGIIPTARLIGQASGAALVAACFTLVGAGGAQVALWIGALLAGVACVVSFLRILAQE; encoded by the coding sequence ATGCCGTCCTCCTCAGAAAGCACCCTGGCTTTGCCACAGATCGGCGACGGCCTGCCGGGCCGGCAAAGGCTCTGGGCGGTCTCCACGCTCATCCTGGGCAGCGCGATCGCCACGCTCGATACCTCCATCGCCAACACCGCCCTGCCGACCATCGCGGCGGATCTGCGCACCACGCCGGACGCTTCGATCTGGATCATCAATGCCTACCAGATCGCCATGGTGGCCACGCTGCTGCCGTTCGCCGCGCTGGGCGACATCGTCGGCCATCGCCGCGTCTATCTGTATGGCCTGCTGGTGTTCACGCTCGCGTCGCTGGCCTGTGGCGTGGCCGACTCGCTGGCGCTACTGACGGCGGCGCGCGTGCTGCAGGGCGTGGGCGCGTCGGGCATCCTGGGGGTCGGCACCGCGCTGATCCGGCTGACGTTTCCCAGCAGCCAGATCGGCCGCGCGCAGGGCATCAATGCCTTCACCGTGGCGGTGTTCTACGTGGTGGGGCCGTCGGTGGCGTCGGCGGTGCTGGCGGTCAGCACCTGGCACTGGCTGTTCCTGATCAACATTCCGCTGGGAGCCGTGGCAATGGCGATGGCGTGGCGCACGCTGCCGCGCAATCCGCCGCGCAAGGCGCCGCCGCGTTTCGACGGCGTGGCGGCGTTGCTGCTGGGCGCGACCTTCGCGCTGGCGGTGCTGGCGCTGGGCGATGCGGCCCATCATGCCGGCTGGACGCGCATCCTGCCCGAGGCCGCCGCCGCGGCGCTGTGCTGCGCCCTGCTGCTGCGCCGCCAGCGCGCGCATCCCGCGCCGATGCTGCCGGTCGACCTGTTCCGGCGGCCGCTGTTCGCGATGTCGGTGGCCACGTCGGTGCTGTCTTACGCGGCGCAGGGGCTGGCGCTGGTGGCGTTGCCGTTCCTGTTTCAGATGAGCCTGGGGCGTTCCGATGTGCAGACGGGCCTGCTGCTGACCGCCTGGCCGGTGGTGGTGGCGGTGGCCGCGCCGCTGGCGGGGTTTCTGTCGGAACGCCATTCGGTCGCGCTGCTGGGCGGCGGCGGGCTGCTGGTGCTGTGCGCCGGCATGGTGCTGGTGGCGCTGCTGCCGGCGCAGGCGTCGGATGCCGACATCATCTGGCGGCTGGCGGTGTGCGGGGCCGGCTTCGGTTTTTTCCAGTCGCCCAATCTCAAGGCCTTGACGACCAGCGCGCCGGCCGAACGCAGCGGCGCGGCCAGCGGCATCATTCCCACCGCCCGGCTGATCGGCCAGGCTTCGGGGGCGGCGCTGGTGGCGGCGTGTTTCACGCTGGTGGGTGCCGGGGGCGCGCAAGTGGCGCTGTGGATCGGCGCGCTGCTGGCCGGTGTCGCGTGTGTCGTGAGTTTTCTACGGATTCTTGCGCAGGAATGA